The following are encoded together in the Anaerolineae bacterium genome:
- a CDS encoding GTP-binding protein gives MAKEKFDRTKPHVNVGTIGHIDHGKTTLTAAITKHLGLKGMA, from the coding sequence ATGGCTAAGGAGAAGTTTGATCGTACTAAGCCGCATGTAAATGTAGGGACTATAGGTCATATAGATCACGGCAAGACAACGTTAACGGCGGCGATAACAAAGCATTTGGGATTAAAGGGCATGGCCGA